In Candidatus Defluviibacterium haderslevense, the following are encoded in one genomic region:
- a CDS encoding peptidoglycan DD-metalloendopeptidase family protein, which translates to MKKIICSISVFFILNQLNATIWNVGNTRTYKKPSAVSGLVQNGDTVLIDAGIYTQDVCLWKAHHLYINGLGGKAHLKSEGKAYGQKAIWVIQGDSTIIENIEFSECKVPDKNGAGIRLEATHLVVRSCYFHNNENGILAGDNINSQIIIEYCEFAFNGYGDGQSHNLYINHVKHLLFQYNYSHDSHVGHLIKSRAYATTIQYNQLSSEAGDGSYEIDLPNGGQAIILGNIIVQGTNSQNSGIISYGLEGLSNPGLQQLVLSHNTLVNEKSTGNFINIDSKTNLLVLFNNIFAGAGQIMSNIPQQVQDIGNTKAKNISSVGFVDPSKLNYKLTSKSSSFNAGKSYFGIQNSWIPIHEYAHPAQKILRDIEFLPEPGAFETHTIHKFLQPVVGTYGRDYIIVNYVNWSDSILSDAYCGDKTYLGHLGTDFVISGFQQMDSSVYIQAVDSGIVTSIKDGLFDRETIADTSKRLGNYVALRHGDKYYTYYGHLKKNSILVKPGDVVYPGQIIGEVGSSGDASDPHLHFELWYDSLYVIDPFEGSCGNVNSFWAQQDPYDTSFQIWRSGLIATLHVLDTLRFRKHDIRNYTLQKDPIVTYWNLQYGLKAGDTSSVLWYNQNKELKFRYDYIQPKNAWFQYFWTYMTIPELGICNSCTAVYMKNSKIIEQKSFSISPVNQNFDSKKDSRLVIANQQITNLYDHEIVGTIYSISGNLMTTFKLNPNETLDVNHLISGMYIIKYYTNHHENQIKYLLIH; encoded by the coding sequence ATGAAAAAAATAATATGCTCTATTAGTGTTTTTTTTATTTTAAATCAATTAAATGCTACCATTTGGAATGTGGGAAATACCCGAACTTACAAAAAACCAAGTGCTGTTTCAGGACTCGTACAAAATGGTGACACTGTACTCATTGATGCTGGTATTTATACACAAGATGTGTGTCTATGGAAAGCTCATCACTTATACATTAACGGATTAGGAGGAAAAGCTCATTTGAAGTCTGAAGGTAAGGCGTATGGACAAAAAGCGATTTGGGTTATTCAGGGAGATTCAACAATTATAGAAAATATTGAATTTTCGGAATGTAAAGTTCCGGATAAAAATGGAGCAGGAATTCGTCTAGAAGCTACACATCTTGTCGTGAGATCTTGTTACTTTCATAACAATGAAAATGGAATATTGGCAGGTGATAATATCAACAGTCAAATCATTATAGAATATTGTGAATTTGCCTTTAACGGTTATGGAGATGGTCAATCCCATAATTTGTATATCAATCATGTAAAACATCTTTTGTTTCAGTATAATTATTCACATGACAGTCATGTTGGGCATCTTATTAAATCAAGAGCGTATGCTACTACCATTCAATATAATCAATTGTCATCCGAAGCTGGTGATGGCAGTTATGAAATAGATCTTCCCAATGGTGGTCAAGCCATTATTTTAGGAAACATCATCGTGCAAGGAACAAATAGTCAGAACAGTGGAATCATTTCATATGGTTTAGAGGGCCTCTCAAATCCAGGTTTACAACAATTAGTGCTGAGTCATAATACCCTTGTAAATGAAAAATCAACTGGCAATTTTATTAACATTGATTCCAAAACCAATCTATTGGTTTTATTCAATAATATTTTTGCAGGAGCCGGACAAATCATGAGCAACATACCACAGCAAGTTCAAGATATAGGAAACACAAAGGCTAAAAATATAAGTTCAGTTGGTTTTGTAGATCCGAGCAAATTAAATTACAAATTAACTTCAAAGTCAAGTTCATTCAATGCAGGAAAAAGCTATTTTGGAATTCAAAATTCATGGATACCAATACATGAATACGCACATCCAGCGCAAAAGATTCTCCGCGACATTGAATTTCTTCCTGAACCAGGTGCATTCGAAACACATACGATTCATAAATTTCTTCAACCTGTCGTGGGAACATATGGACGTGATTATATTATAGTCAACTACGTGAATTGGAGCGATTCAATTTTGTCAGATGCTTATTGTGGAGACAAAACGTATTTAGGTCATTTGGGGACAGATTTTGTAATTAGTGGATTTCAACAGATGGATTCGAGTGTATACATTCAAGCTGTAGATTCGGGAATTGTTACAAGCATTAAGGATGGTCTTTTTGATCGTGAAACGATAGCTGATACATCGAAACGTTTAGGTAATTATGTTGCCTTGAGACATGGAGATAAATATTATACCTATTATGGACATTTAAAAAAGAATTCCATTTTAGTAAAACCCGGAGATGTTGTTTATCCTGGTCAAATCATTGGTGAAGTGGGTTCTAGCGGAGATGCCAGTGATCCTCATTTACATTTTGAATTGTGGTATGATAGTTTGTATGTGATTGATCCCTTTGAAGGATCATGTGGTAATGTCAATAGTTTTTGGGCTCAACAAGATCCTTATGATACTAGTTTTCAGATTTGGCGAAGTGGATTAATTGCTACCCTACATGTATTGGATACATTAAGATTTAGAAAACACGATATTAGAAATTACACGCTACAAAAAGACCCAATTGTTACTTATTGGAATCTACAATACGGATTAAAAGCTGGAGATACATCTTCAGTCTTATGGTATAATCAAAACAAGGAACTAAAATTCAGATATGATTATATTCAACCCAAAAATGCTTGGTTCCAATACTTCTGGACCTATATGACCATTCCTGAATTGGGCATTTGTAATTCTTGTACTGCAGTATACATGAAAAATAGTAAAATAATCGAACAGAAATCCTTTAGTATAAGTCCTGTAAACCAAAACTTTGATTCTAAAAAAGATAGTCGGTTGGTTATTGCCAATCAACAAATTACAAATTTATATGATCATGAAATAGTTGGAACCATCTACAGCATTTCCGGAAATTTAATGACCACATTCAAATTAAATCCAAATGAAACCCTTGATGTGAATCATTTGATCAGTGGAATGTACATTATTAAATACTATACAAATCATCATGAAAATCAAATTAAATACCTTCTAATCCATTAA
- a CDS encoding M3 family metallopeptidase: MCFVSCTSNKSTEMKDQSATAAKNILLEPWTGPYNGIPPLDKINIADFKPALLAAMAEDSMEILKITSNPDTPTFENTIAALELTGSTYLRVFNLFNIWSSNMNTPEFQIIDTEMQPIIAAFNDQINQNEALFKRIEVVYNSPEKQKLTSEQQRLVWKYYTDFVYNGAQLDAAVKKKVADINQKLASLNTKFSQNLLSDEGDLFMELTEAQVADLPDAIKNDAAEMAKSKNKTGWLVANTRSSIEPFLTYCSDRSLREKAWHMFINRGDNGGDHDNNSIITEILALRAERASLLGFPTHAHWRLSNKMAKTPEKAIDLLLQVWKPAVARVKEEVADMQKIADQEKKGIKIEAWDYRYYAEKVRKAKYNLDENEVKPYLQLEKMREGMFWMAGELFNFEFTPLSDVPVFHPDVSVWKVSDKTSGKQIGLWYFDPYARTGKRSGAWMTAYREQSRNNGDITTIVSNNSNFIKGKEGEPILISFEDARTLFHEFGHALHGLSSNVTYPKLSGTNVSTDYVEFPSQILERWLSTPEILNKFALHYKTGEAIPKNLVDKIEKAATFNKGFSTVEYLSSALIDMKLHLAGAIKIDPDAFEKKELAALGMPKEIVMRHRTPQFAHIFADDGYSAGYYSYLWSDVLSADAYEAFTEAGGAYDKEVGKRLRDHVFSVGNTVDEAEGYKAFRGKDPSIGALMRNRGFPYSGK, encoded by the coding sequence ATGTGCTTTGTAAGTTGCACTTCTAATAAATCTACTGAAATGAAAGACCAAAGTGCCACAGCTGCAAAAAATATATTATTAGAGCCATGGACAGGACCCTATAATGGTATTCCACCTCTAGATAAAATTAACATTGCAGATTTTAAACCTGCACTTTTAGCTGCTATGGCTGAAGACAGTATGGAGATCCTTAAAATAACTTCTAATCCTGATACTCCCACATTTGAAAACACCATTGCAGCTTTGGAACTTACGGGATCAACATACCTACGAGTATTCAATCTATTTAACATCTGGAGCTCTAATATGAATACGCCTGAGTTTCAAATTATTGATACTGAAATGCAACCCATTATTGCTGCTTTCAATGATCAAATCAATCAAAATGAAGCCCTGTTTAAAAGAATAGAAGTAGTATACAATAGTCCTGAGAAACAAAAATTAACTTCAGAACAACAACGATTGGTATGGAAATACTATACTGATTTTGTATATAATGGTGCACAATTAGATGCCGCTGTTAAGAAAAAAGTTGCAGATATCAATCAAAAATTGGCTTCATTAAATACAAAATTCAGTCAAAATTTATTGAGTGATGAGGGTGATCTATTCATGGAATTAACAGAAGCACAGGTAGCAGATTTACCGGATGCTATTAAAAATGATGCTGCCGAAATGGCAAAATCAAAAAATAAAACTGGATGGTTAGTAGCCAATACGAGATCATCCATTGAACCGTTTCTAACCTATTGTTCAGATAGGTCATTGAGAGAAAAAGCCTGGCACATGTTTATTAATAGAGGCGATAATGGTGGCGATCATGATAATAATTCTATAATCACAGAAATACTTGCACTTCGCGCCGAAAGAGCTTCATTATTAGGATTTCCGACTCATGCGCATTGGAGACTCAGTAATAAGATGGCTAAAACCCCAGAGAAAGCTATCGACTTATTATTACAAGTTTGGAAACCAGCAGTAGCACGGGTCAAGGAAGAAGTAGCAGATATGCAAAAAATTGCTGACCAGGAAAAAAAGGGAATCAAAATAGAAGCATGGGATTACAGATATTATGCTGAGAAAGTACGTAAAGCAAAATACAATCTGGATGAAAATGAAGTAAAGCCTTATCTTCAACTTGAAAAAATGCGCGAAGGCATGTTTTGGATGGCCGGAGAATTATTTAATTTTGAATTTACACCATTATCTGATGTTCCGGTTTTTCATCCGGATGTAAGCGTTTGGAAAGTGAGCGATAAAACAAGTGGAAAACAAATCGGCTTATGGTATTTTGATCCATATGCTCGCACAGGAAAACGATCCGGCGCCTGGATGACGGCTTATCGTGAACAAAGTAGAAACAATGGAGATATTACGACTATCGTTTCTAATAATTCTAACTTCATCAAAGGTAAAGAAGGTGAACCTATATTGATTTCCTTTGAAGATGCAAGGACTCTTTTTCATGAATTCGGTCATGCATTGCACGGTCTTTCATCGAATGTTACTTATCCAAAATTAAGCGGGACTAATGTATCGACAGATTATGTAGAATTTCCATCACAAATTTTAGAACGTTGGTTATCCACTCCAGAAATCTTAAATAAATTTGCATTGCATTATAAAACAGGTGAAGCCATTCCAAAAAATTTAGTTGATAAAATTGAAAAAGCTGCTACGTTCAATAAGGGATTTAGTACAGTGGAATACCTTTCCAGTGCATTAATTGATATGAAACTGCATCTTGCAGGAGCAATAAAAATTGACCCCGATGCTTTTGAAAAAAAGGAATTAGCAGCTTTGGGAATGCCAAAAGAAATCGTTATGCGACACAGAACACCGCAATTTGCACATATTTTTGCAGACGATGGATACAGCGCAGGATACTATAGTTATTTGTGGTCTGATGTTTTGAGTGCGGATGCCTATGAAGCCTTCACAGAAGCCGGCGGAGCTTATGATAAAGAAGTTGGAAAGCGATTAAGAGATCATGTATTCAGTGTTGGGAATACCGTTGACGAAGCAGAAGGATATAAAGCTTTTAGAGGTAAAGATCCAAGTATAGGAGCCTTGATGCGTAATAGAGGATTTCCGTATTCGGGAAAGTAA
- a CDS encoding DoxX family protein: MTKKTKSIIGWVLSGFIAALFIFSAFGKLSGSAEVMEGFQKFGLNDTHRIGIGITELLCIILFLIPRTGVLGTLLLVGYMGGTIMAHFQGNLPITLNIVIAIVIGITAYIRFPELGSRLFGK, from the coding sequence ATGACAAAAAAAACAAAAAGCATTATCGGTTGGGTTTTATCAGGCTTTATAGCTGCACTATTTATTTTTAGTGCTTTCGGTAAATTATCTGGATCTGCAGAAGTTATGGAAGGTTTTCAGAAATTTGGATTAAATGATACACACCGAATTGGGATTGGAATAACTGAGTTATTATGCATTATTTTATTTCTGATTCCAAGAACCGGAGTATTAGGAACTTTACTTTTAGTGGGATATATGGGTGGTACAATAATGGCTCACTTTCAAGGAAATCTACCCATTACACTTAATATCGTAATTGCTATCGTAATTGGAATAACAGCATACATTCGTTTTCCCGAATTGGGAAGTAGGTTATTTGGAAAATAA
- a CDS encoding PD40 domain-containing protein encodes MNFSGYMLFILCFVAFLRIGNSQSPSSILKTANDFFDKKEYRNAAIYYDRSWDKLIKSNKSIYKSGICFFEVNDLDKCIKAFELLSDSKKYRKQSSWYLAKCYQQKRNFRSAIAQYKKYYKTLDKDDLECQNIKNEITRCINGIQWNKKDPIALVEPIGGNINTLEDEYAAFPSIHHPGRYYYSAVTKDNEGGKRNHIGEIDKQEGIIRSDLFKIEENQGIWSTKSEMSTLLNSSRNDILLDFANNGSVIIFLQSWNESEGQILTDTFSNQNKRIQFIPFESPLFGEIGDHSLSLFQDSILIFSSNRIGGFGGYDLYLSVYRNHKWIEPINLGASINTPFNEITPFIAKDGHTLYFSSNNLKSIGGYDIFKTRYQAESGKWLEVENLGIPINSCSDDVHFKLNSDGLNGIFTSDRKDGSKGKRDIFIAYFKEELEEQIYPSYGSVLSNILLPMKAFNPTTDVLSSKSPINTNPSLREYVIESINYNDDNFINDQKNIKILNQLVSMMQIYPETNLEIIGHSYEESPTAINLYFSVKKSIQVADYLVSKNISLGRLKMIGVGNDYPISKIDPNGLNNGLANKYNKRIEFKVWLSDTTEVNINYLQPKINASLIYTKPNLFGTLREHLSYSIFLGDAEQVLNHPLFLQKNIKFWVEKNPVNNKFNYYIGNFNDFKSAKKQFDDLSSNKSLTIVPFINGKKIDRKNIIDYVISYPDLISIIKYYNQN; translated from the coding sequence ATGAATTTTTCAGGCTACATGTTATTTATTTTATGTTTTGTAGCGTTTTTACGAATCGGAAATTCACAATCCCCTTCTAGTATACTCAAAACGGCCAATGATTTTTTTGATAAAAAAGAATATCGAAATGCCGCAATCTATTATGATAGATCCTGGGACAAATTAATTAAAAGTAATAAGTCCATATATAAATCAGGCATTTGTTTCTTTGAAGTCAATGATTTAGATAAATGCATAAAAGCTTTTGAATTGCTTTCTGATTCAAAGAAATATCGAAAACAAAGTAGCTGGTATTTAGCAAAATGTTATCAACAAAAACGAAATTTTAGATCTGCAATTGCTCAATACAAAAAATATTATAAAACGCTTGACAAAGATGATCTGGAATGTCAAAACATAAAAAATGAAATTACCAGATGTATCAATGGAATTCAATGGAATAAAAAGGATCCCATTGCTTTAGTCGAACCCATTGGAGGTAATATTAATACTCTTGAAGATGAGTATGCTGCTTTTCCTAGTATTCATCATCCGGGTAGATACTATTACAGTGCAGTAACTAAAGACAATGAAGGTGGAAAAAGAAATCACATTGGTGAAATTGACAAACAGGAAGGAATTATCAGATCGGACCTTTTTAAAATTGAAGAAAATCAAGGAATATGGTCTACCAAAAGTGAAATGAGCACATTATTAAATAGTAGCCGAAATGATATTTTGCTTGATTTTGCAAATAATGGTTCTGTAATTATATTTTTACAAAGTTGGAATGAATCTGAAGGACAAATACTCACCGATACATTCTCAAATCAAAATAAACGCATCCAGTTCATTCCATTTGAAAGTCCTCTTTTTGGTGAAATTGGAGATCATAGCTTAAGTTTATTCCAAGATTCCATTTTGATTTTTAGCAGCAATAGAATTGGCGGATTTGGAGGATATGACTTATATCTAAGTGTTTATAGAAATCATAAGTGGATAGAACCGATAAATCTAGGTGCAAGTATAAATACTCCTTTTAATGAAATAACACCTTTCATTGCTAAAGATGGGCATACCTTATATTTCTCATCGAACAATTTAAAAAGCATTGGTGGCTATGATATATTTAAAACCAGATATCAAGCTGAATCGGGTAAATGGCTTGAAGTAGAAAATTTGGGAATTCCAATTAATAGTTGCAGTGATGATGTACATTTTAAATTGAATAGCGATGGCCTTAATGGTATTTTCACATCAGACCGCAAAGATGGGAGCAAAGGAAAAAGAGATATTTTTATAGCCTATTTTAAAGAAGAGTTAGAAGAACAAATCTATCCTTCATACGGATCTGTACTTTCCAATATTTTGCTTCCAATGAAAGCCTTTAATCCAACAACAGATGTATTGAGTTCCAAATCACCAATCAATACCAATCCAAGCCTTCGCGAATACGTTATAGAATCCATCAATTATAATGACGACAATTTTATTAATGATCAAAAAAATATAAAAATTTTAAATCAATTGGTTTCTATGATGCAAATCTATCCTGAAACCAATCTTGAAATTATAGGGCATTCTTATGAAGAAAGTCCAACCGCTATTAATTTGTATTTTTCTGTTAAAAAATCAATCCAGGTAGCTGATTACCTTGTTTCAAAAAACATATCTCTGGGAAGGTTGAAAATGATAGGTGTAGGAAATGATTATCCAATATCTAAAATAGATCCCAATGGATTAAACAATGGATTAGCAAATAAATATAATAAAAGAATTGAATTTAAGGTATGGTTAAGCGATACTACTGAAGTTAATATAAATTATCTACAACCCAAAATAAATGCATCACTTATTTATACTAAACCCAATTTGTTCGGAACCTTACGAGAGCATTTAAGTTATTCCATATTTCTAGGAGACGCAGAACAAGTATTGAATCATCCATTATTTCTACAAAAAAATATAAAATTTTGGGTAGAAAAAAATCCTGTAAATAATAAATTCAATTATTATATAGGTAATTTCAACGATTTCAAATCTGCAAAAAAACAATTTGATGATTTATCATCTAATAAATCTCTGACCATAGTCCCATTTATTAATGGTAAAAAAATCGATAGAAAAAATATCATTGATTATGTGATTTCATATCCTGATTTGATTTCAATCATTAAATATTATAATCAAAATTAA
- a CDS encoding ribose ABC transporter permease, translating to MANLDFLREGIKNMKTIGSVSRTSKFVSKMMVNQIDFVHSQVIVELGAGDGAITHHILEKMSPNARLLVFEVNPAFCLILRNIKDDRMEIIEDSALFIEKHLALRNIKNIDIIISAIPFVILPKDEVQGILKEVRKAMTSTSIFVQLHYSLVLKKIYEKIFTKIKIEFVALNIPPAFIFICQR from the coding sequence ATGGCAAATTTAGATTTCCTCCGTGAAGGAATTAAAAATATGAAGACCATAGGTTCTGTATCCAGAACCTCCAAGTTTGTCAGTAAAATGATGGTCAATCAAATTGACTTTGTTCATTCACAAGTTATCGTAGAACTTGGAGCTGGTGATGGTGCTATAACACATCATATATTAGAAAAAATGAGCCCAAATGCCAGATTACTTGTCTTTGAGGTCAATCCTGCATTTTGTTTGATTCTTCGCAATATAAAAGATGACAGGATGGAAATTATAGAAGATTCTGCATTATTTATTGAAAAACATTTAGCATTAAGAAATATTAAAAATATAGATATCATTATTTCCGCCATTCCATTTGTTATATTACCAAAAGATGAAGTTCAGGGAATTTTAAAAGAAGTTCGCAAAGCAATGACATCTACTAGTATTTTTGTTCAGCTACACTATTCATTAGTTCTTAAAAAAATATACGAAAAAATTTTCACTAAAATTAAAATCGAATTTGTAGCGCTCAATATTCCTCCCGCATTTATTTTTATTTGTCAAAGATAA
- a CDS encoding DUF1569 domain-containing protein yields MALPNIFTKAISDSIIQRIELLNPDTKAQWGVMTVDQMLAHCNVTYEMAYENIHPEPNFILKLILKAFVKKRVVGEDPYPKNNPTAPAFIIKGRKDFNQEKNRLIAYINKTQILGEQHFEGKKSLSFGVLNKTEWNNMFYKHLNHHLTQFGV; encoded by the coding sequence ATGGCCTTACCAAATATTTTTACCAAAGCCATTTCTGATTCGATCATTCAACGAATAGAACTGTTAAATCCGGATACAAAAGCACAATGGGGTGTGATGACTGTAGATCAAATGCTTGCTCATTGTAATGTTACCTACGAAATGGCTTATGAAAACATTCATCCCGAACCCAACTTTATATTAAAGCTGATCTTAAAAGCCTTTGTCAAAAAAAGAGTTGTCGGGGAAGACCCATATCCTAAAAATAACCCTACTGCACCTGCCTTCATTATTAAAGGTAGAAAAGATTTTAACCAAGAAAAAAACAGGCTTATAGCTTATATCAATAAAACTCAAATCTTGGGTGAACAACATTTTGAAGGAAAGAAATCACTATCATTTGGTGTTTTAAACAAAACCGAATGGAATAATATGTTTTACAAACATTTAAATCACCATCTAACACAATTTGGAGTATAA